One genomic segment of Streptomyces sp. TLI_146 includes these proteins:
- a CDS encoding benzoate/H(+) symporter BenE family transporter, whose amino-acid sequence MTTSETEAASAGGPAGPKPEPQRGPGLASELVRAGTVGLIAAFVGFSSSFAIVLEGLTRVGASRAEAASGLMALSVSMGACAIFLSLRLRMPISVAWSTPGAALLAGSAAVDGGFGAAVGAFLVTAALIVVTGLWKPLGRWVSAIPKPLANAMLAGILLPLCLAPAKAVQEKPAVGLAIVVVWAAVGTFRKLYAVPAAVVVAIVLITATTHISAADLGPLWPKPVLVTPDFTAAAVIGIALPLYVVTMASQNIPGIAVLNVNGYEPEPGPLFGWTGAFGLASAPFGGHAVNLAAITAALCADENAGPDPRKRYRAAAIGGGAYVLLGLGAGAAVAFVGAAPPTLIEAVAGLALLGALGNSLVGAVTDPGDREAAVVTLVVTVSGVQFFGISGAFWGLLAGGALYAAKRRLPAK is encoded by the coding sequence GTGACCACGTCCGAGACGGAGGCGGCGAGCGCCGGCGGCCCAGCGGGCCCGAAGCCGGAGCCGCAGCGGGGCCCGGGCCTGGCGTCCGAGCTGGTGAGGGCCGGGACGGTCGGTCTGATCGCCGCGTTCGTGGGGTTCTCCAGCTCGTTCGCGATCGTCCTCGAAGGCCTGACCCGGGTCGGCGCGAGCCGCGCCGAGGCGGCGTCCGGTCTGATGGCCCTCTCCGTCTCGATGGGCGCCTGCGCGATCTTCCTCAGTCTGCGGCTGCGGATGCCGATCAGCGTCGCCTGGTCGACGCCGGGCGCGGCTCTCCTTGCCGGCTCGGCCGCGGTCGACGGCGGATTCGGCGCGGCCGTCGGCGCGTTCCTGGTGACCGCCGCGCTGATCGTGGTCACCGGACTGTGGAAGCCGCTCGGCCGCTGGGTCTCGGCCATCCCGAAACCCCTGGCCAACGCCATGCTCGCGGGGATCCTGCTGCCGCTGTGCCTGGCCCCCGCCAAGGCGGTCCAGGAGAAACCGGCGGTGGGCCTGGCGATCGTCGTCGTCTGGGCGGCCGTCGGCACCTTCAGGAAGCTGTACGCGGTACCGGCCGCGGTCGTCGTCGCGATCGTCCTGATCACCGCGACCACCCACATCTCCGCCGCCGACCTCGGACCGCTGTGGCCCAAGCCGGTCCTGGTCACCCCCGACTTCACGGCGGCGGCCGTCATCGGCATCGCCCTGCCGCTGTACGTGGTGACGATGGCCTCGCAGAACATCCCGGGCATCGCGGTCCTCAACGTCAACGGCTACGAGCCCGAGCCCGGCCCGCTGTTCGGCTGGACCGGCGCGTTCGGCCTGGCCTCGGCGCCGTTCGGCGGCCACGCGGTCAACCTCGCCGCGATCACCGCCGCGCTGTGCGCCGACGAGAACGCGGGCCCCGACCCCCGCAAGCGCTACCGGGCGGCGGCGATCGGCGGCGGCGCCTACGTCCTGCTCGGCCTGGGCGCGGGCGCGGCGGTCGCGTTCGTGGGCGCGGCCCCGCCCACCCTGATCGAGGCGGTGGCGGGCCTCGCGCTGCTGGGCGCGCTGGGCAACTCGCTGGTGGGGGCGGTGACCGACCCCGGCGACCGCGAGGCCGCGGTGGTCACGCTGGTGGTGACGGTGTCGGGGGTGCAGTTCTTCGGGATCAGCGGCGCGTTCTGGGGGCTGCTGGCCGGGGGCGCGCTGTACGCGGCGAAGCGGCGACTGCCGGCGAAGTGA
- a CDS encoding aromatic ring-hydroxylating dioxygenase subunit alpha gives MDRDEELRILDRALEHLRDKRLPLTDTDTRVSVDRYQSPEWYRAELDRIFTKLPSMLVHSSEIPAPGTFATLEHFGRPLIVSRDQDGLAHVFLNACRHRGARLEKDASGERRQFICGYHAWRYDLDGTLAAIPSPHCFPGVERGKRNLVALPAVEAYGFVWLMPEENPGRADLDAFLGDFRPDIADLDLSSYEIYGAESQEWEINWKLVVEGTLEGYHFPFLHAKSANPLFENSTFFFDSFGPHLRSILPKRSINFITKTERSERRLLSVANVIHTIFPNETVLHQSDHFLWITSHPLGPTRTLVKLRLIVPKGSVREGNVEQWEENRQLTYQVQYEDLEIYREIQIGLTTGANEEHCFGTQEFALQKYNEAIEAHLFGE, from the coding sequence ATGGATCGCGACGAGGAACTCCGGATCCTGGACCGCGCCCTGGAGCACCTTCGCGACAAGCGACTCCCGCTGACCGACACGGACACCCGGGTCAGCGTCGACCGCTATCAGTCGCCGGAGTGGTACCGGGCGGAACTCGACCGTATTTTCACCAAGTTGCCCTCGATGCTGGTGCACAGCTCCGAGATTCCGGCGCCCGGCACCTTCGCGACCCTGGAGCATTTCGGCAGACCGCTGATCGTCAGCCGCGACCAGGACGGGTTAGCGCATGTCTTCCTCAACGCCTGCCGGCATCGCGGAGCCCGTCTGGAAAAGGACGCGTCGGGCGAGCGCCGACAGTTCATCTGCGGTTATCACGCCTGGCGTTACGACCTGGATGGCACCCTCGCCGCGATCCCGAGCCCGCACTGCTTCCCCGGCGTCGAGCGGGGAAAACGCAACCTGGTGGCGCTCCCGGCGGTGGAGGCGTACGGGTTCGTCTGGCTGATGCCCGAGGAGAATCCGGGCCGGGCCGACCTCGACGCGTTCCTGGGCGACTTCCGTCCCGACATCGCGGATCTCGACCTCTCCTCGTACGAGATCTACGGCGCCGAGAGCCAGGAGTGGGAGATCAATTGGAAGCTGGTCGTCGAAGGCACCCTTGAGGGTTACCACTTCCCGTTCCTCCATGCGAAGAGCGCGAACCCGCTCTTCGAGAACAGCACCTTCTTCTTCGACTCGTTCGGGCCCCATCTGCGGTCGATCCTGCCGAAGCGGTCGATAAACTTCATCACGAAGACGGAACGCAGTGAACGGCGTCTTCTGTCGGTGGCGAACGTGATCCACACGATCTTTCCCAATGAGACCGTGCTCCATCAGTCGGACCACTTCCTGTGGATTACCAGTCACCCGCTGGGCCCGACCCGTACGCTCGTGAAACTGCGCCTCATCGTGCCCAAGGGATCGGTGCGGGAAGGCAACGTCGAGCAGTGGGAGGAGAACCGGCAGCTGACCTATCAGGTGCAGTACGAGGACCTGGAAATCTATCGCGAGATCCAGATAGGTCTGACGACCGGCGCCAACGAGGAACACTGCTTTGGTACGCAGGAGTTCGCGCTCCAGAAGTACAACGAGGCGATCGAGGCCCATCTCTTCGGGGAGTGA
- a CDS encoding cation:proton antiporter: MQTHQLLAGSTAPPTGRFLLALAVILAVAFVLARLAQRVRQPAVMGEIIGGILLGPSLLSLFPGGLETRLVAPATLPYLQLLSQLGLVLFMFGVGYQFDVGHLRTPTAKRQVAAVSLSSVALPFALGAGLAYGLYPWLSKSELKTDGPLGPALFLGAAMSITAFPVLARILAERGLYKDPLGSISLACAAVQDFLAWCILAAVVVVVRASGPWPLARMALESALLLAALVLLVRPGLTWLLDPARPWAGGTALTHAVLVVGVLLTAVATDEIGLHAVFGAFAFGAVVPRARIDETAPQVPERIEQTSLLLLPVFFTVTGMSVDISGLGGRGLAMMAVVLVAACAGKFTGAFGAARLTGATPREATALGALLNARGLTELVILNVGLGLGVIDTRLFTAMVLMAVITTLMTGPLLHRVRPPLPSEDTASGTRPPRASIGSAP, encoded by the coding sequence GTGCAGACGCATCAGCTACTCGCCGGATCCACCGCACCCCCCACCGGACGGTTTCTCCTCGCCCTCGCCGTCATCCTCGCGGTGGCCTTCGTCCTGGCCCGGCTGGCGCAGCGGGTGCGGCAGCCCGCCGTGATGGGGGAGATCATCGGCGGCATCCTGCTGGGCCCGAGCCTGCTCTCCCTCTTCCCGGGCGGGCTGGAGACCCGGCTGGTGGCACCCGCCACGCTGCCCTACCTCCAGCTCCTGTCCCAACTGGGCCTGGTGCTCTTCATGTTCGGCGTGGGCTACCAGTTCGACGTCGGCCACCTGCGCACGCCCACCGCGAAACGGCAGGTGGCGGCGGTCTCGCTGAGCTCGGTGGCGCTGCCGTTCGCGCTGGGCGCGGGCCTCGCGTACGGGCTCTACCCGTGGCTGAGCAAGTCCGAGCTGAAGACGGACGGGCCGCTCGGCCCGGCGCTCTTCCTCGGCGCGGCGATGTCCATCACCGCCTTCCCCGTCCTGGCCCGCATTTTGGCCGAACGCGGTCTGTACAAGGACCCGTTGGGGTCCATCTCGCTCGCCTGCGCGGCCGTCCAGGACTTCCTCGCCTGGTGCATCCTGGCGGCCGTGGTCGTGGTGGTCCGCGCGAGCGGGCCGTGGCCGCTGGCCCGGATGGCGCTGGAGTCGGCGCTGCTGCTCGCCGCGCTCGTCCTGCTCGTACGGCCGGGCCTGACCTGGCTCCTCGACCCGGCCAGACCGTGGGCGGGCGGCACCGCGCTCACCCATGCCGTGCTCGTGGTCGGGGTCCTGCTCACCGCCGTCGCAACCGACGAGATCGGCCTGCACGCGGTCTTCGGCGCGTTCGCGTTCGGCGCGGTGGTCCCGCGCGCCCGGATCGACGAGACGGCCCCGCAGGTCCCCGAACGCATCGAGCAGACCAGCCTGCTGCTCCTGCCGGTCTTCTTCACGGTCACCGGCATGTCCGTCGACATCTCCGGCCTCGGCGGCCGGGGCCTGGCCATGATGGCGGTGGTCCTGGTGGCGGCCTGCGCGGGCAAGTTCACCGGCGCGTTCGGCGCGGCCCGCCTGACCGGCGCGACCCCGCGCGAGGCCACCGCCCTCGGCGCGCTCCTCAACGCCCGCGGCCTGACCGAACTCGTCATCCTCAACGTGGGCCTGGGTCTCGGCGTCATCGACACCCGGCTGTTCACGGCGATGGTGCTGATGGCGGTGATCACCACGCTGATGACGGGGCCGCTGCTGCACCGGGTGCGTCCACCCCTCCCGTCCGAGGACACCGCCTCGGGCACGCGTCCCCCGCGGGCTTCGATAGGCTCGGCGCCGTAA
- a CDS encoding serine/threonine-protein kinase, which produces MTDHRQQGGGANGPATDPGVFQPLAEDDPRSVAGYLLSARLGAGGMGKVYLSYTPGGRPVAIKVIRPEFAEDPEFRRRFQQEVRAAQRVQGLYTAPVVDSDTEGPHPWLATAYVQGPSLHAAVAAHGAMPVATVLLLVAGIAEALQVIHQAGIVHRDLKPSNVLLAVDGPRVIDFGIARAADATALTGTGVSVGTPSFMSPEQAAGTSCTAATDVFALGQIAVFAATGAAAFGDGSSHAVLYRIVHEDPDLSRLPDELREIVTACLSKDPAHRPSPAQVIEMCGRASQDPALRRPEGWLPSSYAADLTQAAAPTPPPQPAHPPTQAATAAPPAYSPTQAAAAPVYPPTQTAPQTPPPVYPPTQSAYPHPVQPQSLHAPAAGTVAGHPAPPQPPRKRNRAALVAAGAGAAVLIGVGAYLVGQLSGSDSDGGKDSNNSGKKDSASSQPGGAASGAGVGSGNNKAPAAPKAAVYTNMSIPIGYSVKFADEPPQPQKMDVFYEGDFGYAADMVNGDALATNQSKNTMALLDAGEPGSLAGCRANTRYTTSITKDKLGKGSRICVKTGSGHYGLVTVRGFAPKESPSQFVGVDLTVWRSVSTS; this is translated from the coding sequence ATGACGGACCATCGGCAGCAAGGCGGCGGGGCGAACGGTCCGGCGACGGATCCGGGGGTGTTCCAGCCGCTGGCGGAGGACGACCCGCGCTCTGTGGCCGGATATCTGCTGAGCGCACGGCTCGGCGCCGGTGGCATGGGCAAGGTGTACCTCTCGTACACGCCCGGCGGGCGGCCCGTCGCGATCAAGGTGATCCGCCCCGAGTTCGCCGAGGACCCCGAATTCCGCCGCCGGTTCCAGCAGGAGGTACGGGCCGCGCAGCGCGTACAGGGTCTCTACACCGCGCCCGTGGTCGACAGCGACACCGAAGGACCGCACCCCTGGCTGGCCACGGCGTACGTCCAGGGGCCCTCCCTGCACGCGGCCGTCGCCGCCCATGGCGCGATGCCGGTGGCGACCGTTCTGCTGCTGGTGGCCGGGATCGCCGAGGCGCTCCAGGTCATTCACCAGGCGGGCATCGTCCACCGCGATCTCAAGCCGTCCAACGTGCTGCTCGCGGTCGACGGGCCGCGCGTCATCGACTTCGGCATCGCCAGGGCCGCGGACGCCACCGCGCTCACCGGTACGGGTGTCAGCGTCGGCACCCCCTCCTTCATGTCGCCGGAGCAGGCGGCCGGGACGAGCTGCACGGCGGCGACCGACGTCTTCGCGCTCGGCCAGATCGCGGTCTTCGCGGCGACGGGTGCCGCGGCCTTCGGCGACGGTTCCTCGCACGCGGTCCTCTACCGGATCGTGCACGAGGACCCGGATCTGTCGCGGCTGCCGGACGAGCTGCGGGAGATCGTCACCGCCTGTCTGAGCAAGGACCCGGCGCACCGGCCGTCCCCCGCCCAGGTCATCGAGATGTGCGGCCGGGCCTCCCAGGACCCGGCGCTGCGCCGCCCGGAGGGCTGGCTGCCCTCCTCGTACGCGGCCGACCTCACCCAGGCGGCGGCCCCCACTCCGCCGCCGCAGCCCGCCCACCCGCCGACGCAGGCGGCCACGGCCGCACCCCCGGCGTACTCCCCGACCCAGGCGGCCGCGGCCCCGGTGTACCCCCCGACGCAGACCGCCCCGCAGACACCGCCGCCGGTGTACCCGCCGACCCAGTCCGCGTATCCGCACCCCGTACAGCCGCAGTCGCTTCACGCTCCCGCGGCGGGGACGGTCGCGGGCCATCCGGCTCCGCCGCAGCCGCCGCGCAAGCGCAACCGTGCCGCACTGGTCGCCGCGGGAGCGGGCGCCGCCGTGCTCATCGGTGTCGGCGCGTACCTGGTGGGGCAGCTCTCCGGCAGTGACTCGGACGGCGGTAAGGACAGCAACAACAGCGGCAAGAAGGACAGCGCGTCGTCGCAGCCCGGCGGCGCGGCTTCGGGTGCGGGCGTCGGCAGCGGGAACAACAAGGCCCCGGCGGCGCCGAAGGCAGCCGTATACACCAACATGAGCATTCCCATCGGCTACTCCGTGAAGTTCGCCGACGAGCCGCCCCAGCCGCAGAAGATGGACGTGTTCTACGAGGGCGACTTCGGCTACGCGGCCGACATGGTCAACGGAGACGCCCTCGCCACCAACCAGTCGAAGAACACCATGGCGCTGCTGGACGCCGGCGAGCCGGGCTCCCTGGCGGGCTGCCGCGCCAACACCCGGTACACGACGTCCATCACCAAGGACAAGCTCGGCAAGGGGTCCCGGATCTGCGTGAAGACCGGCTCCGGGCACTACGGCCTGGTCACCGTGCGCGGATTCGCCCCCAAGGAGTCGCCGAGCCAGTTCGTCGGCGTGGACCTCACGGTGTGGCGCAGCGTGTCCACCTCCTGA
- a CDS encoding PAS domain-containing protein has translation MNRGTAVDDAGAAFAGLVDLAPAAAFIRDCQGRYLWANHAYAHLYGAVPDELVGKYIEDFDAPAEAVQFRALDQEILTRGTPVRHTLDYRRPDGSAGRAVGHRFPVRENERTCVAGIYVDVTDQLRAMVQWQEAEDNLQALRDHSGLPCALLSANGRVVEASAAAAELFRIGLPDLVGRRAHTLLAPDPGLDRLHRRWNGLIARRTRRLETSAVLVDAQGRQRRAQLHLTTVGHSATRARHVWAVVTHLSLAHEAHPSLTAAQIRILSLLAAGSSNGDIASSLKLSRQTVDYHLSRLRDLLGAATRPALVARAYVLGILAPRAWPPRSATAAHPLSTA, from the coding sequence ATGAACAGAGGGACCGCTGTGGACGATGCCGGTGCCGCCTTCGCGGGCCTCGTGGACCTCGCCCCGGCCGCGGCCTTCATCCGCGACTGCCAGGGCCGCTATCTGTGGGCCAACCACGCCTACGCGCACCTGTACGGCGCCGTGCCGGACGAGCTCGTCGGCAAGTACATCGAGGACTTCGACGCCCCCGCCGAGGCCGTCCAGTTCCGCGCCCTCGACCAGGAGATCCTCACCCGGGGGACGCCGGTGCGCCACACCCTCGACTACCGGCGCCCGGACGGCAGCGCGGGCCGGGCGGTGGGCCACCGGTTCCCGGTCCGGGAGAACGAGCGGACCTGTGTCGCCGGGATCTACGTGGACGTCACGGACCAACTGCGCGCCATGGTCCAGTGGCAGGAGGCCGAGGACAACCTCCAGGCCCTGCGCGACCACAGCGGCCTGCCCTGCGCGCTGCTGTCGGCGAACGGGCGCGTGGTCGAGGCGAGCGCGGCGGCCGCCGAGCTGTTCCGGATCGGCCTGCCCGACCTGGTCGGCCGCCGCGCGCACACCCTGCTCGCCCCCGACCCCGGCCTCGACCGGCTGCACCGCAGGTGGAACGGGCTGATAGCGCGCCGCACCAGAAGGCTGGAGACGTCCGCGGTGCTCGTCGACGCCCAGGGGCGGCAGCGCCGCGCACAGCTCCATCTGACGACGGTCGGCCACTCCGCCACCCGCGCGCGGCACGTCTGGGCCGTGGTCACCCATCTGAGCCTCGCCCACGAGGCCCATCCGTCCCTCACCGCCGCGCAGATCCGCATCCTCTCGCTGCTGGCGGCGGGCAGCAGCAACGGCGACATCGCCAGTTCGCTGAAGCTGTCCCGGCAGACGGTCGACTACCACCTCAGCCGCCTGCGGGACCTGCTGGGCGCCGCGACCCGCCCCGCCCTGGTCGCCCGCGCCTACGTGCTCGGCATCCTCGCCCCGCGCGCCTGGCCCCCGCGCTCGGCCACGGCGGCCCATCCGCTCAGCACGGCCTGA
- a CDS encoding acetyl-CoA carboxylase biotin carboxylase subunit family protein, giving the protein MSKVLLVHAKGGPPLGHVLSRTAARAEVHLLALSALPPAVTGSARRLCASVVTADAHRSDLVSLIVSRAEAVGADAVLTFSEYAVVAVAEACEALGLAGSGKASALARDKRLMRRTWREHGLPQPEFRSVATEADLYEAAGVLPFPMLLKAAWSAGSTAHQIIRSPYEVSTAWRRSREVMAESAQLGYAELHVAEAQGHFVVEQIVTGTASDWFDEPGWGDYVSVEGVVADGIFHPVCLSGRMPTVEPFTERAGITPAPLAPDAQDRVVALARRAVDALGLRDCGTHTEIKLGADGEMWLIETAARFGGAMTVPQIEEVFGLDLVGMLVDHLLGRPVEWPERALTPAQAHGAAGSLVVLAVDGRGEAWRDRRVWDFPAVSAVVPLSRGSELSVVAESSLADGSLVPVYDPAAGANTMAALCLLSATDPRTVLRDFETLVDALPRVLPAARPSAVQPEEVSV; this is encoded by the coding sequence GTGAGCAAGGTGCTGTTAGTGCATGCCAAGGGTGGTCCGCCGCTCGGGCACGTCCTGTCCCGGACGGCCGCGAGGGCAGAGGTGCACCTGCTGGCGCTCAGCGCTCTGCCTCCCGCTGTGACGGGCTCCGCCCGGAGACTGTGCGCCTCGGTCGTGACGGCCGACGCACACCGCTCCGACCTGGTGTCCCTGATCGTCTCGCGGGCCGAGGCCGTCGGCGCGGACGCGGTGCTCACCTTCTCCGAGTACGCGGTCGTGGCCGTCGCCGAGGCGTGCGAGGCGCTCGGTCTCGCCGGGTCCGGCAAGGCCTCCGCGCTCGCCCGCGACAAGCGGCTGATGCGGCGCACCTGGCGGGAACACGGACTGCCGCAGCCCGAGTTCCGCTCCGTCGCCACGGAGGCCGACCTGTACGAGGCGGCCGGCGTCCTGCCCTTCCCCATGCTGCTCAAGGCGGCCTGGAGCGCGGGCTCCACCGCACACCAGATCATCCGCTCCCCGTACGAGGTCTCCACCGCCTGGCGCCGCTCGCGCGAAGTGATGGCCGAATCCGCACAGTTGGGGTACGCGGAACTCCATGTGGCGGAGGCCCAGGGGCACTTCGTGGTGGAGCAGATCGTGACCGGCACCGCCTCGGACTGGTTCGACGAGCCCGGCTGGGGCGACTACGTCAGCGTCGAGGGCGTGGTCGCGGACGGCATCTTCCACCCGGTCTGCCTCAGCGGCCGGATGCCCACGGTCGAGCCCTTCACCGAGCGCGCGGGCATCACCCCCGCCCCGCTGGCCCCGGACGCCCAGGACCGTGTCGTGGCGCTCGCCCGCCGGGCCGTCGACGCCCTCGGCCTGCGCGACTGCGGGACGCACACCGAGATCAAGCTCGGCGCGGACGGCGAGATGTGGCTGATCGAGACGGCCGCCCGGTTCGGCGGCGCGATGACCGTGCCGCAGATCGAGGAGGTCTTCGGGCTCGACCTCGTCGGCATGCTCGTCGACCACCTCCTCGGGCGCCCGGTCGAGTGGCCCGAGCGGGCCCTCACCCCGGCGCAGGCGCACGGCGCGGCCGGCTCCCTCGTCGTCCTCGCGGTCGACGGCCGGGGCGAGGCCTGGCGGGACCGCAGGGTCTGGGACTTCCCCGCGGTCTCGGCGGTCGTGCCGCTCAGCCGGGGCAGCGAGCTGTCGGTGGTCGCGGAGAGCTCCCTCGCCGACGGCAGCCTCGTGCCGGTGTACGACCCGGCCGCGGGCGCCAACACCATGGCGGCCCTGTGCCTGCTCTCCGCCACCGACCCGCGGACGGTGCTCCGCGACTTCGAGACGCTGGTCGACGCCCTGCCGCGGGTCCTGCCCGCCGCGCGGCCCTCGGCCGTACAGCCCGAGGAGGTCTCCGTATGA
- a CDS encoding PEP/pyruvate-binding domain-containing protein, giving the protein MTAQLVTGVAEPAVDRTVVGENLSLPLFRTLSGVLAGHPYLKVVVDRVEGTWHLLDTAAHPFHVNYVATRVLGMELAELDADLDAFNASVYMDPDRRFLLGVLSLHTDEDAEGRERTFLVLETTEADTMNGELLAFFYEFVRARVDGRLPLLLKPANHGQEEELAAISERRVPRILSHELFGSRTRTPLNPGEATGRLRFFRTYAEYTAAEAGLGWADIVAMPCLPDDVPRVAGFLNTAPITPLSHTNVLASGWGIPNAIVLDLEQLAEEGGLDGAWVRYRVREDEISLERLDREPVLRAPAWHQQRIRLEPPLLEDAPVLALHRLRAADRDRYGTKAANLGELHHVLDSRSADLTAFYGKPRPPRDDLYGHLAARLGLNAPTKAELRAKAAEFVSGAVGAPEGVALPFSLQQHFLASSPALQQGIGKLKMALELDATDVLDPLCLQLQQLIRHTPVPESVTRRISQAFPAPAAARGRLVVRSSSNAEDLPGFSAAGVYDSVTAVHGTGELLDAVRQVWASLVSPRSVRLRHQVGISLDDTYMGVIIQEYVPASLGGVLVTCDPTRREDFRNVYLNCSPGSPERVVEGSVLPQQYLYNTVEGGGRTVALGSWGDGLPAATRARLADLSLTGRLLQSHFSGSDCAGSDGGADVDRPLDIEWLMTERGDFRLVQIRPYAL; this is encoded by the coding sequence ATGACCGCCCAACTGGTCACCGGCGTCGCCGAACCGGCCGTGGACCGTACGGTCGTGGGCGAGAACCTCTCCCTGCCGCTCTTCCGCACGCTCTCCGGGGTGCTGGCCGGTCACCCCTACCTCAAGGTCGTCGTCGACCGCGTCGAGGGCACCTGGCACCTGCTCGACACGGCCGCCCACCCCTTCCACGTCAACTACGTCGCCACCCGCGTCCTGGGCATGGAGCTCGCCGAGCTGGACGCGGACCTCGACGCGTTCAACGCCTCCGTCTACATGGACCCCGACCGCCGCTTCCTGCTCGGTGTGCTCTCCCTGCACACCGACGAGGACGCGGAGGGCCGCGAACGCACCTTCCTCGTCCTGGAGACGACCGAGGCCGACACCATGAACGGCGAACTCCTCGCGTTCTTCTACGAGTTCGTCAGGGCCCGGGTCGACGGCAGACTGCCGCTGCTGCTCAAACCCGCCAACCACGGCCAGGAGGAGGAGCTGGCGGCGATCAGCGAACGGCGCGTGCCGCGCATCCTGAGCCACGAGCTGTTCGGCTCCAGGACCCGGACGCCGCTGAACCCCGGCGAGGCCACCGGGCGGCTGCGGTTCTTCCGTACGTACGCGGAGTACACGGCCGCGGAGGCCGGGCTCGGCTGGGCGGACATCGTGGCCATGCCGTGTCTGCCGGACGACGTGCCGCGGGTGGCCGGATTCCTCAACACCGCGCCGATCACCCCGCTCTCGCACACCAACGTGCTGGCGTCCGGCTGGGGGATACCCAACGCGATCGTGCTCGACCTGGAGCAGCTCGCCGAGGAGGGCGGCCTGGACGGCGCATGGGTGCGCTACCGGGTGCGCGAGGACGAGATCTCCCTGGAGCGGCTGGATCGGGAACCGGTCCTGCGGGCTCCCGCCTGGCACCAGCAGCGCATACGCCTGGAGCCGCCTCTGCTCGAAGACGCCCCCGTGCTGGCCCTGCACCGGCTGCGCGCCGCCGACCGCGACCGGTACGGCACCAAGGCGGCCAACCTCGGCGAGCTGCACCACGTACTCGACAGCCGCAGCGCCGACCTCACCGCCTTCTACGGGAAGCCGCGCCCGCCGCGCGACGACCTGTACGGGCACCTCGCCGCGCGGCTCGGCCTGAATGCGCCCACCAAGGCCGAACTCCGCGCCAAGGCAGCCGAATTCGTGTCCGGAGCCGTGGGCGCCCCGGAGGGCGTGGCACTCCCCTTCTCCCTCCAGCAACACTTCCTCGCGTCCTCGCCCGCCCTCCAGCAGGGCATCGGCAAGCTCAAGATGGCACTCGAACTCGACGCCACCGACGTCCTGGACCCGCTCTGCCTGCAACTCCAGCAGCTGATCCGGCACACGCCCGTCCCCGAGTCCGTCACCCGGCGGATCAGCCAGGCCTTCCCCGCCCCGGCGGCGGCGCGCGGACGCCTGGTGGTGCGCTCCTCCTCCAACGCCGAGGACCTTCCGGGCTTCTCCGCGGCGGGCGTCTACGACTCGGTGACCGCCGTCCACGGAACCGGCGAACTCCTGGACGCGGTACGCCAGGTGTGGGCCTCCCTGGTGTCGCCCCGCAGCGTGCGGCTGCGCCACCAGGTCGGGATCTCCCTCGACGACACCTACATGGGCGTGATCATCCAGGAGTACGTGCCCGCCTCGCTCGGCGGCGTCCTGGTGACCTGCGACCCGACCCGACGCGAGGACTTCCGCAACGTCTACCTCAACTGCTCGCCCGGCTCCCCGGAGCGGGTCGTCGAGGGCTCGGTCCTGCCGCAGCAGTACCTGTACAACACCGTGGAGGGCGGCGGCCGGACCGTCGCCCTGGGCTCCTGGGGCGACGGACTGCCCGCCGCCACCCGCGCCCGGCTCGCGGACCTCTCCCTGACGGGGCGGCTGCTGCAGTCCCACTTCAGCGGGTCCGACTGCGCCGGGTCCGACGGCGGGGCCGACGTGGACAGGCCGCTGGACATCGAGTGGCTGATGACCGAGCGGGGCGACTTCCGGCTGGTCCAGATCCGCCCGTACGCGCTGTGA